The following proteins are co-located in the Candidatus Planktophila lacus genome:
- a CDS encoding P-II family nitrogen regulator, giving the protein MKLITAIVKPAKVDDIKVALQAAGVHGMTVSETRGFGRQKGHTEIYRGAEYTVDFIPKVRIELLAEDADAANLVDIIANTANTGSIGDGKIWVTPVETVVRVRTGERGADAL; this is encoded by the coding sequence ATGAAGTTAATAACTGCAATCGTTAAGCCAGCAAAGGTAGATGACATCAAAGTTGCTCTACAGGCAGCCGGCGTTCACGGCATGACCGTCTCTGAAACCCGCGGCTTTGGCCGTCAAAAGGGCCACACCGAAATTTATCGCGGCGCTGAATACACAGTTGATTTCATTCCAAAGGTGCGAATCGAACTTCTTGCAGAAGATGCTGACGCCGCAAACCTTGTAGACATCATTGCAAACACTGCTAACACTGGATCAATCGGTGATGGAAAGATCTGGGTTACCCCAGTTGAAACCGTTGTTCGTGTGCGCACTGGCGAGCGCGGAGCAGACGCTCTTTAA
- a CDS encoding HNH endonuclease family protein: MSRWQIRIAVLLAAGVFMGQVPVEASTKTAEAVLETLAVKGRAPKTGYERSQFGPAWSDVDRNGCDTRNDILYRDLTSIVYKSGTRDCVVISGILLDPYSGEKISFERGVKSSMDVQIDHVVALSNAWQTGAFKLSYDKRLAFANDPMNLLAVKGRLNSQKGDGDAATWLPPRKEIRCAYVSQQIVVKAKYGLWVTPPEKAAMQSLLAKCPGFKAPTN; this comes from the coding sequence ATGAGTCGCTGGCAGATACGTATTGCGGTGCTATTGGCCGCAGGCGTTTTCATGGGTCAAGTACCAGTTGAGGCTTCGACGAAGACAGCGGAAGCGGTATTGGAAACGTTGGCCGTTAAAGGTAGAGCGCCAAAGACTGGGTATGAGAGATCGCAATTTGGTCCGGCATGGTCTGATGTCGACCGCAATGGGTGCGATACCCGTAACGATATTTTGTATCGAGATTTAACTTCAATTGTTTACAAATCAGGGACTCGAGATTGCGTGGTTATATCTGGAATTTTGCTGGATCCGTATTCGGGGGAGAAGATCTCATTCGAACGCGGCGTTAAATCGAGCATGGATGTTCAGATAGATCACGTTGTGGCGTTGTCGAATGCTTGGCAGACCGGGGCATTTAAATTGAGTTACGACAAGCGACTGGCCTTTGCCAATGACCCGATGAATTTATTGGCGGTAAAGGGGCGGCTGAATTCACAGAAGGGCGATGGCGATGCTGCGACTTGGCTTCCACCGCGCAAAGAGATTCGATGTGCATACGTGTCACAACAGATAGTCGTGAAGGCCAAGTATGGCCTTTGGGTTACACCGCCTGAAAAGGCCGCCATGCAATCCCTGCTTGCTAAATGTCCAGGCTTTAAAGCACCGACAAATTAA